The Microcoleus sp. FACHB-831 genome segment GCTTTTTCTTTTATTTGCTGCGCCCGTTCTTCATCATAATGTATTTCCTTATAATAACCCCATCGCAATTCGTCCATAGAACACTGTGGAAGCCCTAGTTTTTCCGCAAGGAGCTTTCCAACCGTGCTTTTCCCTGTCCTAATCGGGCCAATGAGAATAATATCTGAAATCACTTGTATTTCATCTTTTACTCAACAATGACGAGGATGTTCAGCAGTCTATCTGCTCGCTCATAGCATTTTCTAGTCGCTCTAATAAAGTATCGACATTAGTTGCAACTTGCTCGAAGCAAACTGGGGGAGGGGGTGAGGGTTCAAACTGAATTAGCTTTATTTGACCGTCGCCAATCCCGATCATAAGAACTTCTAATTCAGGTTTATGAGCATCCACGATTCCCAATATTTCCTGAAGCTTGTTCTCAACTTGGCTGTTGAGCGCCTCTATCGCTGCTTTGGGACAATACACGAAATGGGGGGTCGGTTTCATATCGATCCCCACAGTACCCTTGGTATCTCCATTTTCTAGCCACAATCCCCAAGCCAGCGCCGCCAATTCTTGCTGATTTGCTTTGACAAAGCGATCCAGCTGGCGTCGCCAGTTCTTTTCTCCCTCATTTGGCTGGGTACTACCAAGTAATATCATTGTCTGCCTTGTGTAATTACCAATATCATCTCAGATCTGTGTGGAGCGAACAGTTGTTCGTGTTTTGCTAGTCTACCAATTTGGGTTGTGCGATCGCCCCTCGCATCGCTCTAAGTTGCTAAAAGCGCCCGCGATATATGCCCCAAGACCTAGCTAAGGGATGAAACCACCGTAAATTCCAGCCACTAATGTCTTTATAGATAGATAATGAAAATTTGTGATTATCTATACAATTGAGCAGAGAATAAAAAATCATAAATGCTGGAATTTGCTAACGATTCACTTGAGTTTAGTATTGGTCTGTTTTTAATATCAGCTTTGGCAATAGTCATCAGCGGCACCTTTATGACTGCGATCGCCGATCGTTTGGCTAAAGAAACCGGGCTTGGCGAAGCCTTGATGGGAGCCTTATTTCTGGGATTTAGCACCTCCTTGCCTGGAATCGTTACCTCCGTCGCTGCTGCTGCCGGAGGCTACCCAGAACTAGCCATCGGCAATGCTCTAGGCGATATCGCCGCCCAAACAGCTTTTCTAGGAATTGCCGATATAACTTACCTTGAAACCAATCTAGAATACTCCGCTGCCACCGCTGCAACGCTGACGCAGGGAACCCTGCTCATAGTCCTATTAGCAATTCCTCTACTGGCAGTAGGTTACCCATCCGTCACTTTTTGGGGAATCCATCCGGCTTCATTTGGACTCATAGCAGCGTATTTGTTCGGTTTGCGTCTGGTAGCTGCGGCTCAATCCCTCCCAATGTGGAAACCAAATAACACAGGGGAGACAATTGTTGACAAACCAGAAGCAGCCGAGCCAAATAGTCCGGGATTGATTGGGTTATGGTTGCGTTTCTTTTTGCTGGCGGCAGTTCTTGGAGTCGCAGGGTATGGGGTCGAACAAGCTGGAGTATTCATTGCCAACTCCACAAGCCTTTCACAGAATGTAGTTGGCAGTCTGTTTACCGCTTTGTCAACATCACTGCCGGAACTCGTGACCACAGTCGTGGCGGTAAGGCGGGGAGCGCTGACGCTAGCAGTCAGCGGCGTCCTCGGTGGCAATACCTTTGATGTGTTGGTCTTGGCTTTGTGTGACGTGGCGTTTCGCAATGGCTCAATTTATCAAGCTTTAACACAACGCGAAGTTTTTGTGCTTGCCTTGACCATCTTGATGACTGGCATTCTGCTGTTGGGCTTGTTGCGTCGGGAAGAGCATGGAATTGGCAATATCGGCTTCGAGAGCGTTTTCTTGCTGCTGCTTTATGTAGGTGGATTTGCCCTAGTCTTTTTCTCTAATTAAGTACCGGGAGATTTTAACGCCTTATCAAGTACGGCACGGGCGTCCTCTGCTTTAGAACGCGCTTCTTGATAGCGCAGATTAGCTTGAGCGAAGGTTTTTAGAATTTTAAAACCTTCTTTGAGTCGAGCAATTTCCTCTTCAGTTACTGACTTATCTGAGAACAATATATCTACCTGAGCGCGAACCTCAAGTGCCTCGGTGCGTGATTCCTGAACTTTGAGCTTAAGCGTAGCTAGGTTGCTAAGAATCTGTACTGCTTGGGTAACTGCGTCCTCGTCGCTAGCTGTATCGGTTGGTGGTTCTTTGACTTCAATGAACTGTTGAGGGCCAAATCCATCTTCGAGATCGGTGGGTAGCTTGCCTGCATCCATGAGTTCCATAAGCTGATCCATTGCTTTTTCGCGGGCTTTTACTGAATCTTTGCCTGGAACTGTTAGGATAATTTCTGGACTCTGAGCGAGCGTGTATTGAACCATGTTTGTAACCGGATAAATTATCCGGGATGCTAATTGTTTTGTTAGGAAAACTACTGTTATATTTTACTATTTTATCCCAACATTTATCCAATTAGACAGATAATTATTGCTAGCAGTTTTTTAGCCGCGATCGCT includes the following:
- a CDS encoding sodium:calcium antiporter gives rise to the protein MLEFANDSLEFSIGLFLISALAIVISGTFMTAIADRLAKETGLGEALMGALFLGFSTSLPGIVTSVAAAAGGYPELAIGNALGDIAAQTAFLGIADITYLETNLEYSAATAATLTQGTLLIVLLAIPLLAVGYPSVTFWGIHPASFGLIAAYLFGLRLVAAAQSLPMWKPNNTGETIVDKPEAAEPNSPGLIGLWLRFFLLAAVLGVAGYGVEQAGVFIANSTSLSQNVVGSLFTALSTSLPELVTTVVAVRRGALTLAVSGVLGGNTFDVLVLALCDVAFRNGSIYQALTQREVFVLALTILMTGILLLGLLRREEHGIGNIGFESVFLLLLYVGGFALVFFSN